The following are from one region of the Rosistilla carotiformis genome:
- a CDS encoding PAS domain-containing hybrid sensor histidine kinase/response regulator: MNTVTSQPEPSSLAARFRIASTLLNQISDVVWGASLQDRRLVYCNPAGRRLFGFEPDADVTLDDLLSKVHSADRGNVRRDLHHVREDGSVSHKFRISDSDGKSTWIDQRASLVTDDAGEPIGIEAVGQVIALREISNQNELESVSTHQKLREHVSLCVLRKDKKGRFQYANETFCESMGLQLQDLIGKTDFELFPAELARSYSENDRAVMDSGQPEHVIEEHQTADGTQSFVEVLKLPAFSPKGNVVGVQVIFWDVSYQKQNESELEQSQFLMDTLLDNVPDAVYFKDRKSRFIRISRSHSRLFQLDDPRDAIGKSDADFFGDEHAEAALADERRIIETGESIIAKVERENWPDREDTWCSTTKVPLRKASGEIIGTFGISRDVSTQKRAEIELSRERDLLRTITNNIPDLIYVKDRYGRFITGNTAVLKLFGVESNKDLVGKTDYDFVPPELACNYVTDDQIVMRTGEPLIDQEETSQHSDAERFWLLTTKVPLRGEDGEIIGIVGIGRDITARKLAAEELLAAKEAADAANRAKSDFLANMSHEIRTPMNAIIGMTELLLDTRLDSSQRGYLKMVQESGDALLSIINDVLDFSKIEAGMLDIDATPFDLRELLGDTMKTLAVRAHIKRLELAFRVAPGLPQYVVGDAGRLRQIVVNLVGNAIKFTEQGEVVVDVELHDANDQATEIRVCVRDTGIGIPADKCKSVFNEFEQADASTTRRFGGTGLGLAISSRLVEMMQGKIWVESKVGVGSEFYFTIRCGVAAEDVQKKKNHGIVVVGGTRVLVVDDNETNRLILDEMLSNWGMLPDLAEGGDQAIELLKLAHEEGSPFGLIVSDVNMPGVDGFEFATQVRAQSESKEIPIIMLTSGGRVGDKERRETLKIAERLMKPVKQSELFDSIVRALGVSASEDSHDEHSCPQYDLRKLKILLTEDNLVNQTLAIGVLSKHGHEVVAVNNGQEAIDILQEQTFDLVLMDIQMPVMDGMTAARLIREQEQQSGGHIPIIAMTAHAMKGDREECLAAGMDEYVPKPIRTATLFEKLIKVMAPAGGTISSDDAPLGGLPGPSKTSAPCDAHRENSAETLGTGHAVAEPQGKSHADEPGHSTEPTEDDGQAGSIDWDRLHATLGDNQDLISDLFEAFATESEMLEKTIRTAVAAQDAGLLKSSAHTLKGAAMAIGATQLAELLDLLERKGRSGTIDDLSDELEQWEDAMSRTLQETSQFLSDLK, translated from the coding sequence CGACGCCGATGTGACGCTTGATGATTTGTTGTCCAAGGTCCATTCGGCCGATCGCGGCAACGTGCGACGCGACCTGCATCATGTTCGCGAAGACGGTTCGGTCAGCCATAAATTCCGGATCAGCGATAGCGACGGTAAATCGACTTGGATCGATCAACGTGCTTCCCTGGTGACCGACGATGCGGGCGAGCCGATTGGGATCGAAGCGGTCGGCCAAGTGATCGCACTCCGAGAGATCTCCAATCAAAATGAATTGGAATCGGTCAGCACCCATCAAAAGCTTCGTGAACACGTCTCGCTGTGCGTGCTTCGTAAGGACAAGAAGGGGCGTTTTCAATACGCCAACGAAACGTTCTGTGAATCGATGGGGCTGCAGTTACAGGACCTGATCGGCAAAACCGATTTCGAACTGTTTCCCGCCGAACTGGCTCGTTCCTATTCTGAAAACGATCGTGCGGTGATGGACAGCGGTCAGCCCGAACATGTGATCGAAGAGCACCAGACCGCCGACGGTACGCAAAGCTTTGTGGAGGTATTGAAACTTCCGGCGTTCAGCCCCAAAGGGAATGTCGTCGGCGTGCAGGTGATCTTTTGGGACGTCAGCTACCAGAAACAAAATGAGAGCGAGCTGGAACAGTCGCAGTTTTTGATGGATACGTTGTTGGACAACGTTCCCGACGCCGTCTATTTCAAAGATCGCAAGAGTCGCTTCATTCGAATCAGTCGCAGCCATTCAAGATTGTTCCAGTTGGACGATCCACGCGATGCGATCGGTAAATCGGATGCCGACTTCTTTGGCGACGAACATGCGGAAGCCGCGTTGGCAGACGAACGCCGAATCATCGAAACGGGCGAATCGATCATTGCCAAAGTCGAACGTGAAAACTGGCCCGATCGCGAAGACACCTGGTGCTCGACAACGAAGGTGCCGCTGCGGAAAGCCTCCGGAGAGATCATCGGAACGTTTGGGATCTCGCGCGATGTCTCGACGCAAAAACGGGCCGAGATCGAACTGTCGCGCGAGCGCGATCTGCTGCGAACGATCACCAACAACATCCCCGACCTGATCTACGTCAAGGATCGCTACGGAAGGTTCATCACCGGAAACACCGCGGTTTTGAAGCTGTTTGGTGTCGAATCGAACAAAGACCTGGTTGGTAAAACCGATTACGATTTTGTCCCGCCCGAATTGGCGTGCAATTACGTCACCGACGACCAGATCGTGATGCGAACCGGGGAGCCGTTGATCGATCAAGAGGAGACTTCGCAGCATAGCGATGCCGAACGGTTTTGGTTGCTGACGACCAAGGTCCCGCTGCGTGGCGAGGATGGGGAAATCATCGGGATCGTGGGAATCGGGCGCGATATCACCGCGCGCAAATTGGCTGCCGAAGAACTGTTGGCCGCAAAAGAGGCTGCCGATGCGGCGAATCGTGCCAAGAGCGATTTCCTGGCGAACATGAGTCACGAGATCCGCACACCGATGAATGCGATCATCGGGATGACCGAATTGCTGTTGGATACGCGGCTCGATTCCAGCCAGCGCGGCTACTTGAAAATGGTCCAGGAATCGGGGGATGCCCTGCTATCGATCATCAACGACGTGTTGGACTTTTCGAAAATTGAAGCGGGCATGTTGGACATCGATGCCACACCGTTCGACCTTCGCGAACTGTTGGGCGACACGATGAAGACGCTGGCGGTTCGTGCCCATATCAAGCGACTGGAACTCGCTTTCCGCGTCGCTCCCGGACTCCCGCAATATGTCGTCGGGGATGCCGGACGGTTGCGACAAATCGTGGTTAATCTGGTTGGCAATGCGATTAAGTTTACCGAACAGGGAGAGGTCGTCGTCGACGTGGAACTACACGATGCCAACGATCAAGCGACCGAGATCCGCGTCTGTGTGCGAGACACAGGAATTGGTATCCCCGCGGATAAGTGTAAATCGGTCTTTAATGAGTTCGAACAAGCCGATGCGTCGACAACGCGTCGCTTCGGTGGGACCGGCTTGGGGTTGGCGATCTCGTCGCGTTTGGTCGAGATGATGCAAGGGAAGATCTGGGTCGAGAGCAAAGTCGGCGTGGGTAGCGAGTTCTATTTTACGATCCGTTGTGGTGTCGCGGCCGAAGACGTTCAGAAAAAGAAGAACCACGGGATCGTTGTCGTTGGCGGCACGCGTGTGCTGGTGGTCGACGACAATGAAACGAATCGGTTGATTCTTGACGAGATGCTTTCGAATTGGGGAATGCTTCCCGATTTAGCCGAAGGGGGCGACCAGGCGATCGAACTGCTGAAGCTTGCGCACGAGGAAGGAAGCCCATTTGGGCTGATTGTCAGCGACGTCAACATGCCAGGCGTCGATGGTTTTGAGTTTGCCACGCAGGTCCGAGCGCAATCGGAATCGAAGGAGATCCCGATCATCATGCTCACCTCCGGAGGGCGAGTGGGCGATAAGGAACGCCGCGAAACATTAAAGATCGCCGAACGGCTGATGAAACCTGTGAAGCAATCCGAGCTGTTCGATTCGATTGTTCGCGCGTTGGGGGTCTCGGCGTCGGAAGATTCGCACGACGAACACAGTTGCCCGCAATACGACTTGCGAAAACTGAAGATCCTGTTGACCGAGGACAACCTCGTCAATCAAACGCTCGCCATTGGCGTCTTGAGCAAGCACGGCCACGAAGTGGTCGCGGTCAACAACGGCCAAGAAGCGATCGATATCCTGCAGGAACAAACCTTTGATCTGGTGCTGATGGATATCCAGATGCCGGTGATGGATGGGATGACCGCCGCGCGTTTGATTCGAGAACAGGAACAACAATCCGGTGGTCACATTCCAATCATCGCGATGACCGCGCACGCGATGAAAGGAGATCGCGAGGAATGTCTGGCGGCGGGGATGGACGAATATGTTCCGAAGCCAATCCGGACGGCAACGCTGTTCGAGAAACTGATCAAGGTGATGGCTCCCGCGGGCGGAACGATCTCCAGTGACGATGCACCACTCGGTGGTCTTCCTGGTCCGTCGAAAACGTCGGCGCCGTGCGACGCCCATCGCGAAAATTCCGCTGAGACGTTGGGGACAGGTCATGCCGTGGCGGAGCCTCAGGGGAAGTCGCACGCCGACGAACCGGGCCATTCAACGGAGCCGACGGAGGATGATGGGCAGGCTGGCTCAATCGATTGGGATCGTTTGCATGCGACGTTGGGGGACAATCAGGACCTCATTTCCGACTTGTTCGAAGCTTTTGCGACCGAAAGCGAGATGTTAGAAAAAACAATTCGAACCGCAGTGGCCGCTCAGGACGCAGGGTTGCTGAAATCGTCCGCGCACACGCTCAAAGGTGCCGCAATGGCAATTGGCGCGACACAGTTGGCGGAATTGTTAGATCTTCTTGAGCGGAAGGGACGGTCAGGCACCATCGACGATCTCTCCGATGAACTCGAACAGTGGGAGGACGCGATGTCGCGTACCCTGCAGGAAACGTCACAATTCTTGAGCGATCTCAAATGA
- a CDS encoding response regulator — MANILLAEDSPTQVVLLKSLLEEESHRVRVAGDGQVAMAMVAQQVPDVVVTDMQMPNMDGLELVKNLRHGYPQVPVILITAQDCDDLAVRALKEGAAAYLPKSRVDEELLESVAHVLSLLDTEMSYKNLIDCLDYYEFQFTLENDPKLIAPLVNLMQQMAAGIQYCDDVTRARIGMALEQALRNALYHGNLELSHDELVRDEELKVAGEPTLVDRRRSETPFNDRRIHFRAKLGHEMLQFTVRDDGPGFDCSAVQSPEHNGLDATGGRGLVLIQSFMDEIRFNDRGNEIKLISRVMEAAEV, encoded by the coding sequence ATGGCCAACATTTTGCTTGCGGAAGACAGTCCCACGCAAGTCGTGCTACTGAAGTCCTTGCTGGAAGAAGAATCGCATCGTGTGCGTGTTGCGGGAGACGGGCAGGTTGCGATGGCGATGGTTGCGCAGCAGGTTCCCGATGTGGTGGTGACCGACATGCAGATGCCGAATATGGACGGGCTGGAACTGGTCAAGAATTTGCGGCATGGCTATCCGCAAGTTCCGGTAATCTTGATCACGGCCCAGGATTGCGACGATCTCGCCGTGCGAGCACTCAAGGAAGGGGCTGCCGCCTATCTGCCCAAATCGCGAGTCGATGAAGAGCTCTTGGAATCGGTCGCGCATGTGTTGAGTTTGTTGGACACCGAAATGAGTTACAAGAACTTGATCGATTGTCTCGACTACTACGAGTTTCAATTCACGTTGGAGAACGATCCGAAGTTGATCGCGCCGTTGGTGAACTTGATGCAGCAGATGGCCGCGGGAATCCAATACTGCGACGATGTCACGCGGGCGCGAATCGGGATGGCGTTGGAACAGGCGTTGCGAAACGCGTTGTATCACGGGAATCTGGAGCTCAGCCACGACGAACTGGTGCGGGATGAGGAGTTGAAGGTCGCGGGAGAGCCGACGCTGGTCGATCGACGTCGATCCGAAACACCTTTCAACGATCGCAGGATCCATTTTCGAGCCAAACTGGGGCATGAGATGCTGCAGTTTACGGTCCGCGACGACGGCCCCGGATTTGATTGTTCTGCCGTCCAATCGCCCGAGCACAATGGGCTCGATGCGACGGGAGGTCGGGGATTGGTATTGATTCAATCGTTTATGGATGAAATCCGGTTTAACGATCGCGGAAATGAAATCAAGCTGATCAGCCGAGTGATGGAAGCCGCCGAGGTCTAA
- a CDS encoding Gfo/Idh/MocA family protein: MIKRRQFLQASAAAAAVVACPSIVRGRNLNSKLSVAGIGCDGKGWSDIKQMSDHPQTQMAAFCDIDLARTEKVKKLAPDAPVFQDYREMLAKLGDKIDAVTVSTPDHMHAFITLDAMRQGKHVYCQKPLTHNVWEARQVANQTKKSGVITRLGNQIHSHSVYRTGVQVIQSGTIGKVKEVRSWCAATGHGKSGQISVPKNPPALPKSVDWDLWIGVAPMRTYGGHNVYHPWGWRDWQDFGNGALGDFGCHILDPVFTALKIAAPPTQLKADHSGMNDQVWAAQTQVDYVFPGTELTTDETIKISWDDGGLLPSVSGSHIPATVALPKSGSIFIGEKGTMVMPHVGPPQLFPQDQYAADAIETVESVNHYHGWVDGCLSGEQPSDGFDYGALLTESVLLGNIAVRYRTQNLQWDAAAMRFTNNDDANKWLRRDYRTGWNIDEV; the protein is encoded by the coding sequence GTGATCAAACGCCGTCAGTTCCTTCAAGCATCGGCTGCCGCGGCAGCGGTTGTAGCCTGCCCCTCGATCGTTCGCGGACGCAATCTGAACTCCAAACTGTCCGTCGCCGGAATCGGCTGCGACGGCAAGGGATGGTCGGACATTAAACAGATGTCGGATCATCCGCAGACCCAAATGGCCGCCTTCTGCGACATCGATTTGGCGCGAACCGAAAAGGTCAAAAAACTAGCCCCCGACGCGCCGGTCTTCCAAGACTACCGTGAGATGCTGGCCAAGTTGGGCGACAAGATCGATGCGGTCACCGTTTCGACTCCCGACCACATGCACGCCTTCATCACCCTCGATGCGATGCGTCAAGGCAAGCACGTCTATTGTCAAAAACCGCTGACCCACAATGTCTGGGAAGCGCGACAGGTCGCCAACCAAACCAAGAAGTCGGGCGTGATCACTCGGCTGGGCAACCAGATCCATTCGCATTCGGTCTACCGAACGGGCGTGCAAGTGATCCAATCGGGAACGATCGGCAAGGTCAAAGAGGTCCGTTCGTGGTGTGCCGCGACGGGGCATGGAAAGTCGGGACAGATCTCGGTTCCGAAGAACCCGCCAGCGTTGCCCAAGTCGGTCGATTGGGATCTGTGGATCGGCGTCGCTCCGATGCGCACCTACGGCGGCCACAACGTCTATCACCCGTGGGGATGGCGCGATTGGCAGGACTTCGGCAACGGAGCCTTGGGCGATTTCGGCTGCCACATCTTGGATCCGGTCTTCACGGCGCTGAAGATCGCCGCACCGCCAACTCAGCTGAAAGCCGATCATTCGGGAATGAACGACCAGGTCTGGGCGGCTCAAACCCAAGTCGACTACGTCTTCCCGGGAACCGAGTTGACGACCGACGAGACGATCAAGATCAGCTGGGACGACGGTGGGTTGCTGCCTAGCGTCAGCGGATCGCATATCCCCGCGACCGTCGCGTTGCCCAAATCGGGTTCGATTTTCATCGGCGAAAAGGGGACGATGGTCATGCCACACGTGGGCCCTCCGCAGTTGTTCCCGCAGGATCAATATGCCGCCGACGCGATCGAAACGGTCGAAAGTGTCAACCATTACCACGGTTGGGTCGATGGTTGTTTGAGCGGCGAACAGCCGAGCGATGGATTTGATTACGGCGCCCTGTTGACGGAATCGGTTCTACTGGGCAACATCGCGGTTCGTTACCGCACGCAGAATCTCCAATGGGATGCTGCCGCGATGCGGTTCACGAACAACGACGACGCCAACAAGTGGTTGCGTCGCGATTACCGTACTGGTTGGAATATCGACGAGGTCTAA
- a CDS encoding class I SAM-dependent rRNA methyltransferase, whose amino-acid sequence MSKPRTIEIKPSRHFPFVSRHPWAHVASLAPSHGELPTGEVVDLVTHDGSWVARGLYSPSGKLCVRLYTWDPAEAIDDAFFARRIDEAIQRRQTAGLEPVCDAVRIVYSEADGISGLIVDRYRDFLIVQVNAAVIAQRIDAIVAHLRERMNPKAIIVRIDAATAKAEGIEARDDVVFGDPPPADLLIRENDIEYTVDLMHSQKTGMYLDQRENRRLAASYMKGREVLDICSYVGGFAMNAAKLGEATSVLGIDTSERAVAAATANAQRNGLENVRFEKGDCFQRLDQFKQEGKRFSGIILDPPRFAGSRQSVDAAVRAYTRLNRGALEILEPGGILVTCSCSGRVTRPDFMKMLQKVGRQTRRDLILFENRGAAADHPVRLSCPETDYLKCVICEAR is encoded by the coding sequence GTGTCGAAGCCCCGCACGATTGAGATCAAACCCTCGCGTCATTTCCCTTTTGTGTCCAGGCACCCCTGGGCACATGTCGCCTCGTTGGCCCCTTCTCACGGCGAATTGCCGACCGGTGAAGTCGTCGACTTGGTGACACACGATGGCAGCTGGGTTGCGCGGGGGCTTTACAGTCCATCCGGCAAGCTCTGCGTGCGGCTCTACACCTGGGATCCCGCTGAAGCGATCGACGATGCGTTTTTCGCGCGTCGCATCGACGAAGCGATCCAGCGTCGCCAGACCGCCGGACTGGAACCGGTCTGCGATGCGGTCCGGATCGTTTACAGCGAAGCCGATGGGATCAGCGGTCTGATCGTCGACCGCTATCGCGATTTTCTGATCGTGCAAGTCAACGCCGCCGTGATCGCTCAGCGGATCGATGCGATCGTCGCCCATCTGCGCGAGCGAATGAATCCCAAAGCGATCATCGTTCGGATCGATGCCGCGACGGCGAAAGCCGAAGGGATCGAAGCCCGCGACGACGTCGTCTTCGGCGACCCGCCTCCAGCCGATCTGTTGATTCGCGAGAACGATATCGAATACACCGTCGATCTGATGCACAGTCAGAAGACTGGGATGTATTTGGATCAACGCGAAAATCGTCGCTTGGCTGCCTCTTATATGAAGGGACGCGAAGTCCTGGATATCTGCAGCTACGTCGGCGGATTTGCCATGAACGCGGCGAAGCTAGGCGAAGCGACCAGCGTGTTGGGGATCGACACCAGCGAGCGAGCTGTCGCGGCGGCGACCGCCAATGCTCAACGCAACGGTCTGGAGAACGTCCGCTTTGAAAAGGGGGACTGCTTTCAACGGCTGGACCAATTCAAGCAAGAGGGGAAGCGTTTTTCAGGCATCATCCTCGACCCGCCGCGGTTCGCAGGTTCGCGTCAGAGCGTCGATGCCGCCGTCCGCGCCTACACGCGATTGAATCGTGGCGCTTTGGAAATACTGGAACCAGGCGGGATCTTGGTCACCTGTTCCTGCTCCGGCCGCGTTACGCGCCCCGACTTCATGAAGATGCTTCAGAAAGTCGGCCGCCAGACCCGCCGCGATCTGATCCTGTTCGAAAATCGCGGCGCCGCAGCCGATCACCCCGTGCGGCTATCGTGCCCCGAGACCGACTATCTGAAGTGTGTGATCTGCGAAGCGCGTTGA
- a CDS encoding LamG domain-containing protein, translating to MFKMLNANILRSALLAATILAGCFTSAVARSEEPAAKGPATEVTKLDGLVAFWDFQEPAGQPRISQGGEPLALQEMEGPIARVDGGVFGPHAARIRSGQWFMIPRPQIGGLDIHGPEAQVTVVAWIRREGKQHWQAIAGAWDETRRKRQYCLFLNAPRGTKADEMKRYPMQNRIHGHVSGVGGPTPGERYCITYSSGATEIPLQQWHCLAMTYDGKQSCVYVDGRLDARSQYNPFPYTEGLFDGGADGAAFTVGAVHRSEEWGNFFAGQIGGLAVFRRALSESELQALSELNRGN from the coding sequence ATGTTCAAGATGTTAAACGCAAACATATTGCGATCCGCCTTGCTGGCGGCCACGATACTGGCCGGTTGTTTCACGAGTGCCGTGGCCCGTTCGGAAGAGCCTGCCGCAAAAGGCCCGGCGACCGAGGTGACGAAGCTCGACGGACTTGTCGCGTTTTGGGACTTCCAAGAACCGGCCGGGCAGCCGCGGATTTCGCAGGGCGGGGAACCGTTGGCGCTTCAGGAAATGGAGGGGCCGATCGCACGTGTCGATGGAGGCGTGTTTGGGCCTCATGCGGCGCGGATCCGATCGGGTCAATGGTTCATGATCCCACGGCCGCAGATCGGCGGGCTCGACATCCATGGTCCCGAGGCGCAAGTGACGGTCGTCGCTTGGATCCGTCGCGAAGGGAAGCAGCACTGGCAAGCGATCGCAGGAGCTTGGGATGAAACGCGACGGAAGCGGCAGTACTGTCTGTTCCTCAACGCGCCGCGTGGCACCAAGGCCGACGAGATGAAACGTTACCCGATGCAGAATCGCATCCACGGCCACGTCTCTGGCGTCGGCGGCCCCACGCCGGGCGAGCGCTATTGCATCACGTATTCCAGCGGTGCGACGGAGATCCCGCTGCAGCAATGGCATTGTCTGGCGATGACTTACGATGGCAAACAATCGTGCGTCTACGTCGACGGCCGGCTCGATGCCCGCTCGCAATACAATCCGTTCCCGTACACCGAAGGCTTGTTTGACGGTGGAGCCGATGGTGCCGCATTCACCGTCGGCGCAGTCCATCGCAGCGAGGAATGGGGCAACTTTTTTGCCGGCCAGATCGGTGGTCTCGCCGTCTTTCGGCGGGCCTTGAGCGAGTCAGAATTGCAGGCGTTGTCGGAACTCAACCGAGGCAATTAA
- a CDS encoding phosphoglycerate kinase — MAKKSIEDIDVAGQRVFMRVDFNVPLDDSLKISDDRRIRMALPSIQSVINRGGRVILGSHLGRPKGDASDSKYSLAPAAARLSELLGKPVAFATDTVGEDAKAKVAAMADGDVVLLENLRFNPGEKKGDETFAGQIAEMADIYCNNAFGTCHRTDASMYAVAQKIAGAKVVGNLVAKEIQYLADAISSPERPFVAILGGAKVSDKINVINNLLSVCDKILIGGAMAYTFSLASGGKVGGSLVEKDKVDLARELMEKGGDKLVLPVDTHCGDAFSGDCNKQVVDAGQIPDGWEGFDVGPKTAVMYADIIKSAKTVVWNGPMGVFEMPPFDAGTRVVAQAVADCPGTTIIGGGDSAAAIEQFGLAEKVSHVSTGGGASLEMLEGKAFKAVDILDEA, encoded by the coding sequence ATGGCCAAAAAGAGTATCGAAGACATCGATGTGGCGGGACAACGCGTCTTTATGCGAGTGGACTTCAATGTGCCTTTGGACGATTCGCTGAAGATTTCCGATGACCGCCGCATCCGGATGGCGTTGCCGTCGATCCAATCGGTCATCAACCGCGGTGGACGTGTGATCCTCGGTAGCCACTTGGGCCGTCCCAAAGGGGATGCCAGCGACAGCAAATACAGCTTGGCTCCCGCCGCGGCGCGGTTGAGCGAACTGCTGGGCAAGCCCGTTGCCTTTGCTACCGATACCGTCGGCGAAGATGCCAAAGCCAAAGTGGCTGCGATGGCCGATGGCGATGTCGTCCTGTTGGAGAACCTGCGTTTTAATCCAGGCGAAAAGAAGGGTGACGAAACCTTTGCCGGACAGATCGCCGAGATGGCCGACATCTATTGCAACAACGCCTTTGGGACCTGCCACCGCACCGACGCTTCGATGTACGCAGTCGCTCAAAAGATCGCCGGCGCTAAGGTTGTTGGCAATCTGGTCGCCAAAGAGATCCAATACCTGGCCGATGCGATCAGCAGCCCCGAGCGTCCCTTTGTGGCGATCCTGGGTGGAGCGAAGGTCAGCGATAAGATCAACGTGATCAATAACCTGCTGTCGGTCTGCGACAAGATCTTGATCGGCGGTGCGATGGCCTACACCTTCTCGCTAGCAAGCGGCGGCAAAGTCGGCGGCAGCCTTGTCGAAAAGGACAAAGTCGACCTGGCTCGCGAGTTGATGGAAAAGGGAGGAGACAAGTTGGTCCTTCCCGTCGACACCCACTGCGGCGACGCCTTCTCGGGCGACTGCAACAAACAGGTTGTCGACGCGGGGCAGATCCCCGACGGCTGGGAAGGCTTTGATGTCGGACCCAAGACCGCGGTGATGTACGCCGACATCATCAAATCGGCCAAGACGGTGGTTTGGAACGGACCGATGGGCGTCTTCGAGATGCCTCCGTTCGACGCCGGTACTCGCGTTGTCGCTCAAGCCGTTGCCGATTGCCCCGGCACGACGATCATCGGCGGTGGCGATAGCGCCGCGGCGATCGAGCAGTTTGGTCTGGCCGAAAAGGTCAGCCACGTCAGCACCGGTGGCGGTGCCAGCTTGGAAATGCTCGAAGGCAAAGCGTTTAAGGCTGTCGATATCTTAGACGAAGCGTAA
- a CDS encoding DUF2760 domain-containing protein: MSIGLAIQAFFKILFNREAAAAYQRLTSGEAADQPTPAAAEPTPAEAPAKAQAPAPPKPTRSDAIGLLAALQREARFVDLVQESLDAYSDEQVGAAARDVLRDTKKVLDRMFAIAPLTESEEGDSMQTPAEVDPGQIRLTGNVHGDAPFSGTIAHHGWKAAKCELPRWSGSPESDRVIAPIELEIA; the protein is encoded by the coding sequence GTGAGCATCGGTTTAGCCATCCAGGCGTTCTTTAAGATCCTGTTTAACCGCGAAGCTGCGGCGGCGTATCAACGGCTGACCAGCGGCGAGGCTGCCGATCAACCGACGCCGGCGGCGGCCGAACCGACTCCCGCGGAAGCTCCGGCCAAAGCCCAAGCCCCTGCACCACCTAAACCGACGCGCAGCGATGCGATCGGTTTGTTGGCGGCGCTGCAGCGCGAAGCCCGCTTTGTCGACCTGGTCCAAGAATCGTTGGACGCCTACAGCGACGAACAGGTTGGCGCGGCAGCTCGCGATGTTCTTCGCGACACGAAAAAAGTGCTCGACCGCATGTTCGCCATCGCTCCGCTGACCGAATCCGAAGAAGGGGATTCGATGCAGACGCCAGCGGAAGTGGATCCGGGACAGATCCGTTTGACCGGCAACGTCCACGGCGACGCTCCCTTCAGCGGAACGATCGCCCATCACGGCTGGAAGGCCGCCAAGTGCGAGCTTCCTCGCTGGTCGGGCAGCCCCGAATCGGATCGCGTGATCGCACCGATCGAATTGGAAATCGCATGA